The following coding sequences lie in one Cannabis sativa cultivar Pink pepper isolate KNU-18-1 chromosome 5, ASM2916894v1, whole genome shotgun sequence genomic window:
- the LOC115717471 gene encoding RNA-binding protein 1-like, whose translation MESTRFNKKKIFIGGLPHQIEEAELKTYFSDFGTVVTIEILREKITDKGRGFGFVTFDSEEAVEKVLENKFYNLKEKQIEVKMAEVKTNRKNRNIPTTANNLNQSLPNLASQIYYPNPNPFEVHPNYWMPYYNSMIPTPYPYQYGKNIGVNFMIPNQYPYVHGHGQNSMNMGIYNPN comes from the coding sequence ATGGAATCTACGCGTTTCAACAAGAAGAAGATTTTTATTGGGGGTCTCCCTCATCAAATTGAAGAAGCTGAATTGAAGACATATTTTAGTGATTTCGGAACTGTGGTAACTATAGAAATTCTTCGTGAAAAGATAACTGACAAAGGTAGAGGCTTCGGGTTTGTGACTTTTGATTCTGAAGAAGCTGTAGAAAAAGTGTTGGAAAATAAGTTTTATAATctgaaagaaaaacaaatagaGGTAAAGATGGCTGAAGTGAAGACAAATAGAAAGAATAGAAACATTCCTACCACGGCAAACAACTTGAACCAATCTCTTCCCAATTTGGCTTCTCAAATTTATTATCCCAATCCCAACCCATTTGAGGTTCATCCCAATTATTGGATGCCTTATTATAATTCTATGATTCCTACTCCATATCCATATCAATATGGAAAGAATATAGGAGTTAATTTTATGATTCCTAACCAATATCCGTATGTACATGGGCATGGGCAGAATTCTATGAATATGGGAATTTACAATCCCAATTAA
- the LOC115717474 gene encoding RNA-binding protein 1-like yields the protein MESTPFNKKKIFIGGLPHQIEEAELKTYFSDFGTVVATEILREKITNRGRGFGFVTFDSEEAVEKVLENNFYNLKEKQIEVKMAKEKTNRRNQIPTAANNLNQFQPPLGSQIYYPNPYPFQPHPNYWMPYYNHMIPTPYPYQYGQNCMNMGVHYPN from the coding sequence ATGGAATCTACGCctttcaacaagaagaagaTTTTTATTGGAGGTCTCCCTCATCAAATTGAAGAAGCTGAATTGAAGACATACTTTAGTGATTTTGGAACTGTAGTAGCTACAGAAATTCTTCGTGAAAAAATAACTAACAGAGGTAGGGGCTTCGGATTTGTGACTTTTGATTCTGAAGAAGCTGTAGAAAAAGTattggaaaataatttttataatcttaaagaaaaacaaatagaGGTAAAGATGGCTAAAGAAAAGACAAATAGAAGGAACCAAATTCCTACCGCAGCAAACAACTTGAACCAATTTCAGCCTCCTTTGGGTTCCCAAATTTATTACCCCAATCCCTATCCATTCCAACCTCATCCCAATTATTGGATGccttattataatcatatgatTCCAACTCCATATCCATATCAATATGGACAGAATTGTATGAATATGGGAGTTCACTATcccaattaa
- the LOC133038098 gene encoding RNA-binding protein 1-like, with protein MESTHFNKKKIFIGGLPHQIEEAELKTYFSDFGTVVATEILREKITNRGRGFGFVTFDSEEAVEKVLENNFYNLKEKQIEVKMAKEKTNRRNQIPTAANNLNQSQPPLGSQIYYPNPYPFQPHPNYWMPYYNHMIPTPYPYGYGQNCMNMGVYYPN; from the coding sequence ATGGAATCTACACATTTCAATAAGAAGAAGATTTTTATTGGAGGTCTCCCTCATCAAATTGAAGAAGCTGAATTGAAGACATATTTTAGTGATTTCGGAACTGTAGTAGCTACAGAAATTCTTCGTGAAAAGATAACTAATAGGGGTAGGGGCTTCGGGTTTGTGACTTTTGATTCTGAAGAAGCTGTAGAAAAAGTattggaaaataatttttataatcttaaagaaaaacaaatagaGGTAAAGATGGCTAAAGAAAAGACAAATAGAAGGAACCAAATTCCTACCGCAGCAAACAACTTGAACCAATCTCAGCCTCCTTTGGGTTCCCAAATTTATTACCCCAATCCCTATCCATTCCAACCTCATCCCAATTATTGGATGccttattataatcatatgatTCCAACTCCATATCCATATGGATATGGACAGAATTGTATGAATATGGGAGTTTACTATcccaattaa
- the LOC115715794 gene encoding uncharacterized protein LOC115715794, giving the protein MLTLCIFLLLYFVFTVLSDENKRFMYDVGVYDSDDDESGMGDFLSEMAVMMSQTKPNESGEETFEELQQLFEDMFQGNSDKRSSTDMNNGIRTNGNDSSSGFAAHLQSFCVGVTNWCSVNLVT; this is encoded by the exons ATGTTaactttatgtatttttttactaTTATATTTTGTATTCACAGTTTTATCAGACGAGAATAAGAGGTTCATGTACGACGTCGGAGTCTACGATAGCGATGATGACGAAAGT GGTATGGGTGATTTTTTGAGCGAGATGGCTGTAATGATGAGTCAAACAAAGCCTAAT GAAAGTGGGGAAGAAACCTTTGAAGAATTGCAGCAACTATTTGAAGATATGTTTCAAGGGAACAGTGATAAACGTAGCTCCACTGATATGAACAATGGAATTAGGACAAATGGGAATGATTCTTCTTCAGGCTTTGCTGCTCATCTTCAGAGCTTTTGTGTGGGGGTTACCAATTGGTGCTCTGTTAATTTGGTAACTTga